The Desulfuromonas versatilis genome has a segment encoding these proteins:
- the nifJ gene encoding pyruvate:ferredoxin (flavodoxin) oxidoreductase has translation MSRKMVTIDGNTAAAHVAHATNEVIAIYPITPSSVMGEISDAKSARGEKNIWGTIPKVVELQSEGGAAGAVHGALQAGALTTTFTASQGLLLMIPNMYKIAGELTPTVFHVSARAISAAALNIFGDHSDVMACRQTGWAMLCSNNVQEVMDFALISQAATLESRVPFLHYFDGFRTSHEVQKVEALSQEDMKHLVDDELVRAHRARSLSPDHPSLRGTAQNPDVYFQGRETVNKFYQAVPGIVQKAMDKFAERMGRRYNLVDYVGAPDAERVIVIMGSGADCVEETVEHLVAQGEKVGLLKVRLFLPFPLEQFANALPKTVKKIAVLDRTKEPGSLGEPLYHDVRTAIGEAMEQDLVKLAGYPVIVGGRYGLGSKEFSPAMVKAVFDNLSQDKPKNHFVVGIVEDVTGTSLDFDPSFKIPAEGVYSAMFFGLGSDGTVGANKNSIKIIGETTDNNVQAYFVYDSKKAGSMTTSHLRFGKTKIRSPYLVDSADFVACHMFAFLEKYDMLKNAKQGATFLLNSPYGKDEVWQHLPLEVQKQIVDKQLKFFVIDGVKLGNQIGLGPRINVIMQTAFFKISNIIPFEQAVKEIKDAIVKSYGKAGEKVVNMNYQAVDAGTDNIEQVAVPAVADSKLRMKTGLGAEAPEFVRNTLGPIIDGLGDSVPVSAMPADGTFPTDTARYEKRNIAVDIPVWDKELCIQCGICSFVCPHATIRMKIYDADKLQGAPESFLSCDARGKGLEGKKFTLQVAPEDCTGCGACVYNCPAKSKTEEGHKAINMTFQAPIREREAANWDFFLSLPDTDPALLNRATLKGSQLLPPTFEFSGACAGCGETPFVKLCSQLFGDRMLVANATGCSSIYGGNLPTTPWTTRKDGLGPAWCNSLFEDNAEFGYGMRLTVDKFNEYALELLERVVTDAALVEAIKGADQSTQEGIEEQRGRVAKLKSLLEGKEDAEAKQLLSLADYLVKKSVWIHGGDGWAYDIGYGGLDHVLASGENVNVLVLDTEVYSNTGGQASKSTPLGAVAQFAAGGKQMPKKDLGLISMTYGNIYVAKVSLANPAQAVKAFLEADAFDGPSLIIAYTHCIAHGINMTSAVETCKDAVASGHWPLFRYNPELAAQGKNPLQFDSKEPTMTFEEYALKQNRYRVLKKIDAGMSDQLLKAGNKITASRFQLYKQLAEIQASFSAVEEQK, from the coding sequence ATGTCCCGAAAGATGGTAACCATCGACGGCAATACCGCCGCCGCCCACGTGGCCCACGCCACCAACGAGGTCATCGCCATCTATCCCATCACCCCCTCCTCGGTGATGGGCGAGATCTCGGACGCCAAGAGCGCCCGTGGCGAGAAGAACATCTGGGGCACCATCCCCAAGGTGGTTGAGCTGCAGTCCGAAGGCGGCGCCGCCGGCGCCGTGCACGGGGCCCTTCAGGCCGGTGCCCTGACCACCACCTTCACCGCCTCCCAGGGCCTGCTGCTGATGATCCCCAACATGTACAAGATCGCCGGGGAGCTGACCCCCACGGTCTTCCATGTGTCGGCCCGCGCCATCTCGGCCGCCGCCCTGAACATCTTCGGCGATCACTCGGACGTCATGGCCTGCCGCCAGACCGGCTGGGCCATGCTCTGCTCGAACAACGTGCAGGAGGTCATGGACTTCGCCCTGATCTCCCAGGCCGCCACCCTCGAGTCCCGCGTGCCGTTCCTGCACTACTTCGACGGCTTCCGCACCTCCCACGAGGTCCAGAAGGTCGAGGCCCTCTCCCAGGAGGACATGAAGCACCTGGTCGACGATGAGCTGGTGCGCGCCCACCGCGCCCGCTCCCTCTCGCCCGACCACCCCTCGCTGCGCGGCACCGCCCAGAACCCCGACGTCTACTTCCAGGGCCGCGAGACCGTCAACAAGTTCTACCAGGCCGTCCCCGGCATCGTGCAGAAGGCGATGGACAAGTTCGCCGAGCGCATGGGCCGCCGCTACAACCTGGTCGACTACGTCGGCGCCCCCGACGCAGAGCGCGTCATCGTCATCATGGGCTCCGGCGCCGACTGCGTCGAGGAGACCGTCGAGCATCTGGTCGCCCAGGGCGAGAAGGTCGGCTTGCTCAAGGTCCGCCTGTTCCTGCCGTTCCCCCTCGAGCAGTTCGCCAATGCCCTGCCCAAGACCGTGAAGAAAATCGCCGTGCTCGACCGCACCAAGGAGCCCGGCTCCCTCGGCGAGCCCCTCTACCACGACGTGCGCACCGCCATCGGCGAGGCCATGGAGCAGGACCTGGTCAAACTGGCCGGCTACCCGGTCATCGTCGGCGGCCGCTACGGCCTCGGCTCCAAGGAATTCTCCCCGGCCATGGTCAAAGCCGTGTTCGACAACCTGTCCCAGGACAAGCCGAAGAACCACTTCGTGGTCGGCATCGTCGAAGACGTCACCGGCACCAGCCTCGACTTCGATCCGTCCTTCAAGATTCCCGCCGAAGGGGTTTACTCGGCCATGTTCTTCGGCCTGGGCTCCGACGGCACCGTCGGCGCCAACAAGAACTCCATCAAGATCATCGGCGAGACCACCGACAATAACGTCCAGGCCTACTTCGTCTATGACTCGAAGAAGGCCGGCAGCATGACCACCAGCCACCTGCGCTTCGGCAAGACCAAAATCCGCTCCCCCTACCTGGTCGACAGCGCCGACTTCGTGGCCTGCCACATGTTCGCCTTCCTCGAGAAGTACGACATGCTGAAGAACGCCAAGCAGGGCGCCACCTTCCTGCTCAACAGCCCCTACGGCAAGGACGAGGTCTGGCAGCACCTTCCCCTGGAAGTGCAGAAGCAGATCGTCGACAAGCAGCTCAAGTTCTTCGTTATCGACGGCGTCAAGCTGGGCAACCAGATCGGCCTGGGCCCCCGCATCAACGTCATCATGCAGACTGCCTTCTTCAAGATCTCCAACATCATCCCTTTCGAGCAGGCGGTCAAGGAGATCAAGGACGCCATCGTCAAGAGCTACGGCAAAGCCGGCGAGAAGGTCGTCAACATGAACTACCAGGCGGTCGACGCCGGCACCGACAACATCGAGCAGGTCGCCGTGCCCGCCGTTGCCGACAGCAAGCTGCGCATGAAGACCGGCCTGGGCGCCGAGGCCCCCGAGTTCGTGCGCAACACCCTGGGCCCGATCATCGATGGGCTGGGTGACTCGGTCCCGGTTTCGGCCATGCCCGCCGACGGCACCTTCCCGACGGACACCGCCCGCTACGAGAAGCGCAACATCGCCGTCGACATCCCGGTGTGGGACAAGGAGCTGTGCATCCAGTGCGGCATCTGTTCCTTCGTCTGCCCCCATGCCACCATCCGCATGAAGATCTACGACGCCGACAAGCTCCAGGGCGCTCCCGAGAGCTTCCTCTCCTGCGACGCCAGGGGCAAGGGGCTCGAAGGCAAGAAGTTCACCCTGCAGGTGGCTCCCGAAGACTGCACCGGCTGCGGCGCCTGCGTCTACAACTGCCCGGCCAAGAGCAAGACCGAGGAAGGCCACAAGGCCATCAACATGACCTTCCAGGCGCCGATCCGCGAGCGCGAGGCGGCTAACTGGGACTTCTTCCTCTCCCTGCCCGACACCGACCCGGCGCTGCTCAACCGCGCCACTCTCAAGGGGAGCCAGCTCCTGCCGCCGACCTTCGAGTTCTCCGGCGCCTGCGCCGGCTGCGGCGAGACCCCCTTCGTCAAGCTCTGCTCGCAGCTCTTCGGCGACCGCATGCTGGTGGCCAACGCCACCGGCTGCTCGTCGATCTACGGTGGCAACCTGCCCACCACCCCCTGGACCACCCGCAAGGACGGTCTGGGCCCGGCATGGTGCAACTCGCTGTTCGAAGACAATGCCGAGTTCGGCTACGGCATGCGTCTGACCGTCGACAAGTTCAACGAGTACGCTCTTGAACTGCTCGAGCGCGTCGTCACCGACGCCGCCCTGGTCGAAGCCATCAAGGGCGCCGACCAGAGCACCCAGGAAGGGATCGAGGAGCAGCGCGGCCGCGTCGCCAAGCTCAAGTCCCTGCTGGAAGGGAAGGAAGACGCCGAGGCCAAGCAGCTGCTGTCGCTGGCCGACTACCTGGTGAAGAAGTCGGTGTGGATCCACGGCGGCGACGGCTGGGCCTACGACATCGGCTACGGCGGCCTCGACCACGTGCTCGCCTCGGGCGAGAACGTCAACGTGCTGGTGCTCGACACCGAGGTCTACTCCAACACCGGCGGCCAGGCCTCCAAGTCGACCCCGCTTGGCGCTGTGGCCCAGTTCGCCGCCGGCGGCAAGCAGATGCCCAAGAAGGACCTGGGTCTGATCTCCATGACCTACGGCAACATCTACGTCGCCAAGGTCTCGCTGGCCAACCCGGCCCAGGCGGTCAAGGCGTTCCTCGAGGCCGATGCCTTCGACGGGCCGTCGCTGATCATCGCCTACACCCACTGCATCGCTCACGGCATCAACATGACCAGCGCCGTGGAGACCTGCAAGGACGCCGTGGCCTCGGGCCACTGGCCGCTGTTCCGCTACAACCCCGAGCTGGCGGCGCAGGGCAAGAACCCCCTGCAGTTCGACAGCAAGGAGCCGACCATGACCTTCGAGGAGTACGCCCTCAAGCAGAACCGCTACCGCGTGCTCAAGAAGATCGACGCCGGCATGTCCGACCAACTGCTCAAGGCGGGCAACAAGATCACCGCCAGCCGCTTCCAGCTCTACAAGCAGCTGGCCGAGATCCAGGCCAGCTTCAGCGCGGTGGAAGAGCAGAAGTAA